One region of Ornithinibacter aureus genomic DNA includes:
- a CDS encoding type IV secretory system conjugative DNA transfer family protein, which translates to MTRFDPCQVGWRLGKAHEPRGGDLWVPWDRTAGVIGPQGSGKTLDLLIPALLAAPGAALVTLTKADDLLLSIGHRSTNDRPCVVLDPFGLAPGLPELVWDPISGCVDPMVAEKRAKAFTAGTVSGAGARGQGDDAARFYAAEAAKVIQGYFHAAALTGRSLDDVLRWVANPVAAVEPTEILREHPHAAPFWHGLLHGALRGDDRTAGNTITTVQQALALFFQEEIRRRCVPGPGRPATDIADVIKCGGTIYLLGRESPYESASPLMTAVAEHVLDTALTLATRSRWGRMCPPMLACLDELPSTAPLPTLQTRMANERALGISFIWAAQTRAQLTQIFGEHQARAVLGLTNTLVLFGGSKDVAFNQEISDLLGPVRVARTTWQSGRSQRSVTGEDIPILTGAEVRQLTERHALVVAENSKPLIAKLTRCIDGKPGRALLDAQRQTRDRLAATQDTQIAPQARATAALVEARRHGLGNDPGGKP; encoded by the coding sequence ATGACCCGCTTCGACCCTTGCCAGGTCGGGTGGCGCCTCGGGAAGGCGCACGAACCCCGCGGTGGGGACCTGTGGGTGCCCTGGGACCGCACCGCCGGCGTCATCGGCCCCCAAGGCTCCGGCAAGACCCTGGACCTGCTCATCCCCGCCCTGCTCGCAGCCCCCGGAGCCGCCCTGGTCACCCTCACCAAAGCGGATGACCTGCTGCTGTCCATCGGGCACCGCTCCACCAATGACCGCCCGTGCGTCGTGCTCGACCCGTTCGGGCTCGCACCCGGCCTACCCGAGCTCGTGTGGGACCCCATCTCCGGCTGCGTGGACCCCATGGTCGCCGAGAAACGCGCCAAGGCCTTCACAGCCGGCACCGTCTCAGGTGCCGGCGCCCGCGGCCAAGGCGACGACGCCGCCCGGTTCTACGCCGCCGAAGCCGCCAAGGTCATCCAGGGCTACTTCCACGCCGCAGCGCTGACCGGCCGCAGCTTGGACGACGTGCTGCGCTGGGTCGCCAACCCCGTCGCCGCCGTGGAGCCGACCGAGATCCTGCGCGAGCACCCGCACGCCGCACCGTTCTGGCACGGACTCCTCCACGGGGCGCTGCGGGGGGACGACCGCACCGCCGGCAACACCATCACCACCGTCCAACAAGCCCTGGCCCTGTTCTTCCAGGAAGAGATCCGCCGTCGCTGCGTCCCCGGCCCGGGACGCCCGGCGACGGACATCGCCGACGTCATCAAGTGCGGGGGCACGATCTACCTGCTCGGCCGGGAGAGCCCGTACGAGTCCGCGTCACCGCTGATGACCGCCGTCGCCGAACACGTCCTCGACACCGCGCTGACCCTCGCGACCCGGTCCCGGTGGGGGCGGATGTGCCCGCCGATGCTCGCTTGCCTGGACGAGCTGCCCTCCACCGCACCGCTACCGACCCTGCAGACCAGGATGGCCAACGAACGCGCTCTCGGGATCTCGTTCATCTGGGCCGCCCAAACTCGGGCCCAGCTCACCCAGATCTTCGGTGAGCACCAAGCCCGCGCTGTCCTGGGCCTGACCAACACCCTGGTCCTGTTCGGCGGGTCCAAGGACGTCGCGTTCAACCAGGAGATCTCCGACCTCCTCGGCCCCGTGCGCGTTGCCCGCACCACGTGGCAGTCCGGCCGGTCCCAACGCTCCGTCACCGGTGAGGACATCCCCATCCTCACCGGCGCCGAAGTCCGCCAGCTCACCGAACGCCACGCCTTGGTCGTCGCCGAGAACAGCAAACCCCTCATCGCCAAACTCACCCGCTGCATCGACGGCAAACCCGGACGCGCCCTGCTCGACGCCCAACGACAGACCCGGGACCGGCTCGCCGCCACCCAGGACACGCAGATCGCCCCTCAGGCGCGCGCCACCGCAGCCCTCGTCGAAGCCCGCCGCCACGGACTAGGCAACGACCCAGGAGGCAAGCCATGA
- a CDS encoding peptidoglycan DD-metalloendopeptidase family protein, with protein sequence MGSSSSSSSSSRVGWVIAALAAALLAGPLGAAVVLTAVITPAVAEQQRLDCATTVAASGPWRPPFQQAYVRTSVFGMRFHPIHHEWRLHAGVDLVALPGPGPVVAAASGTVTAAGDRGGYGNAVDIDHGAGIVSRYAHLARLNTTITVGTAVTAGQVLGVEGSTGTSTGNHLHFEILINGAPVDPVAFMAERGAPLDGRAVTPTPTAPVPAGVEGGIGFDLPPAGTPRLNSLHTPPAPIPATVKALYVAAGSRYQLPWTLLAGIGMEETAHGRTTATSSAGARGLMQFMPATFAAYGVDGDGDGRAVITSDADSVFSAANYLTRSGVTRGQAGVRRALFAYNHATWYVNDVLYYAHAYGGGLVLGDPTSCAGGQGDPSATPLPADRVAAVLAWAGQQAGEPYVYGANGPNAWDCSSFTQAAYRQAGVSMPRTAGAQRDWLAAGAGTRIAPGQERPGDLIFWDSYLGPNAIGHVVIVKDPTTRTTVEAKRTRAGVGTFTYRYTGHSIFEIWRPATPTGSTR encoded by the coding sequence ATGGGCAGCAGCAGCAGCAGCAGCAGCAGCAGTCGGGTCGGGTGGGTCATCGCCGCCCTGGCCGCCGCCCTGCTCGCGGGGCCGTTAGGGGCCGCGGTCGTCCTGACCGCGGTCATCACCCCGGCCGTCGCCGAGCAGCAGCGCCTGGACTGCGCGACCACCGTGGCGGCCAGCGGGCCCTGGCGGCCACCGTTCCAGCAGGCGTACGTGCGCACCTCGGTGTTCGGGATGCGGTTCCACCCGATCCACCACGAGTGGAGGCTGCACGCCGGGGTCGACCTGGTCGCCCTCCCCGGGCCCGGACCGGTCGTCGCCGCAGCCTCGGGCACGGTCACCGCCGCCGGGGACCGCGGCGGGTACGGCAACGCCGTCGACATCGACCACGGCGCCGGCATCGTCTCCCGGTACGCCCACCTCGCCCGCCTCAACACCACCATCACCGTCGGAACCGCTGTGACCGCCGGGCAGGTCCTGGGCGTCGAAGGGTCCACCGGGACCTCCACCGGCAACCACCTCCACTTCGAGATCCTCATCAACGGCGCCCCGGTCGACCCGGTGGCCTTCATGGCTGAGCGCGGTGCACCCCTGGACGGACGCGCCGTCACACCCACCCCCACCGCTCCGGTGCCGGCGGGGGTGGAGGGCGGGATCGGGTTCGACCTGCCCCCGGCGGGCACCCCGCGCCTGAACTCCCTGCACACCCCTCCCGCCCCCATCCCGGCCACGGTCAAGGCCCTCTACGTTGCGGCGGGGAGCAGGTACCAGCTGCCGTGGACCCTGCTCGCCGGGATCGGGATGGAAGAGACCGCCCACGGACGCACGACCGCCACCTCAAGCGCCGGGGCGCGAGGACTGATGCAGTTCATGCCCGCCACGTTCGCCGCGTACGGCGTCGACGGCGACGGCGACGGCCGCGCCGTCATCACCAGCGACGCCGACAGCGTGTTCTCGGCGGCGAACTACCTCACCCGGTCCGGGGTCACCAGGGGCCAGGCCGGGGTCCGGCGGGCGCTGTTCGCGTACAACCACGCTACCTGGTACGTCAACGACGTCCTTTACTACGCCCACGCCTACGGCGGCGGGCTTGTCCTGGGCGACCCGACGAGCTGCGCTGGCGGGCAGGGCGACCCGAGCGCGACACCGCTGCCGGCCGACCGGGTCGCCGCCGTGCTGGCCTGGGCCGGGCAGCAGGCCGGGGAACCGTATGTGTACGGCGCGAACGGCCCGAACGCGTGGGACTGTTCGTCCTTCACCCAGGCCGCCTACCGGCAGGCCGGTGTGTCCATGCCGCGCACGGCCGGTGCCCAACGCGACTGGCTCGCCGCCGGGGCCGGCACCCGGATCGCACCCGGGCAGGAACGCCCCGGCGACCTGATCTTCTGGGACAGCTACCTCGGTCCCAACGCCATCGGGCACGTCGTCATCGTCAAAGACCCCACGACCAGGACGACGGTCGAGGCCAAGAGGACCCGAGCCGGGGTGGGCACCTTTACCTACCGCTACACCGGCCACTCCATCTTCGAGATCTGGCGGCCCGCCACCCCCACCGGGAGCACCCGATGA